Proteins from one Streptomyces sp. NBC_00289 genomic window:
- a CDS encoding IS1634 family transposase, which yields MYLRKIQRRNKDGSVVRYLQLAHNRRKGGTTVAEVVANLGREDRLDVEGLRRLVASINRYLGDEDDVVVPLAADAAAGPLSVESSRPIGATWLLDGLWKRLDIAAAIRAIAGEREFRTDMERALFALVANRAIAPGSKLAAGEWVTCDVVIPGLAALDGNNQALRAMDLLAGADMRAQVQEAVFFAAANLLNLEVDLVFFDTTSTYFERDEADDPDGEGSRLRQYGHSKDHRKDLPQIVIGLAVTREGIPVRCWTWPGGTNDQTVITEVKDGLRDWRLGRVVTVCDTGFSSEANQTYLKRAGGHYITGAKMRAGSRLADQALARQGRYQQVRDNLRVKEVRLDGDDGRRWIICHNPVEAMRDAARRDDQLTAVRQELARIKTAREADAKKAKAKTAKTGKRPTAPSDAVHRKAECALRDHPTLGRWAKQHPATGRLSVDAAKVAAEARLDGKYLLATSDPDLSAEDVALGYKNLLEAERAFRTMKTTLDLRPVYHRLDERIHTHVLLCWLALLLIRVAERATGHTWPRINTELGRIHQVTLTGPAGTLRQTTRLTDTQTKLFKDCAVSRPPKMSGLTTPE from the coding sequence ATGTATTTACGGAAGATCCAGCGACGGAACAAGGACGGGTCGGTGGTGCGCTACCTGCAGCTCGCGCACAACCGGCGCAAGGGCGGCACGACCGTGGCGGAGGTGGTGGCCAACCTCGGTCGTGAGGACCGTCTCGACGTCGAGGGACTGCGCCGCCTGGTCGCGTCGATCAACCGCTATCTGGGCGACGAGGACGACGTGGTCGTGCCGTTGGCCGCCGATGCGGCCGCGGGTCCGCTGAGTGTGGAGTCCTCCCGGCCGATCGGGGCGACGTGGCTGCTGGACGGGCTGTGGAAGCGCCTGGACATCGCCGCGGCGATCCGCGCGATCGCCGGCGAGCGGGAGTTCCGTACCGACATGGAGCGCGCGCTGTTCGCCCTGGTCGCGAACCGGGCCATCGCCCCCGGCTCGAAGCTCGCCGCCGGCGAGTGGGTCACCTGCGACGTGGTGATTCCCGGGCTCGCGGCGCTGGACGGCAACAACCAGGCCCTGCGCGCGATGGACTTGCTCGCCGGCGCGGACATGCGGGCCCAGGTCCAGGAGGCGGTGTTCTTCGCGGCCGCGAACCTGCTCAACCTGGAGGTCGACCTGGTCTTCTTCGACACCACCAGCACGTACTTCGAGCGCGACGAAGCGGACGACCCGGACGGCGAGGGCTCCAGACTGCGGCAGTACGGGCATTCCAAGGACCACCGCAAGGACCTGCCGCAGATCGTCATCGGCCTCGCGGTCACCCGCGAGGGCATCCCGGTGCGCTGCTGGACCTGGCCCGGCGGCACCAACGACCAGACCGTCATCACCGAGGTCAAGGACGGCCTGCGGGACTGGCGGCTCGGCCGTGTGGTCACCGTGTGCGACACCGGGTTCTCCTCCGAAGCCAACCAGACCTACCTCAAGCGCGCCGGCGGCCACTACATCACCGGCGCCAAGATGCGCGCCGGCTCCCGCCTCGCGGACCAGGCCCTCGCCCGGCAGGGCCGCTACCAGCAGGTCCGCGACAACCTGCGCGTGAAGGAAGTCCGCCTCGACGGCGACGACGGCCGCCGCTGGATCATCTGCCACAACCCGGTGGAGGCGATGCGCGACGCCGCACGACGCGATGACCAGCTCACCGCCGTTCGCCAGGAGCTGGCCCGCATCAAGACCGCGCGGGAGGCCGACGCCAAGAAGGCGAAGGCCAAGACGGCCAAGACCGGAAAGCGCCCCACGGCCCCCTCCGACGCGGTGCATCGCAAGGCCGAGTGCGCGCTGCGCGACCACCCCACGCTCGGGCGCTGGGCCAAGCAGCACCCGGCCACCGGGCGGCTGTCCGTCGACGCCGCCAAGGTCGCCGCCGAAGCCCGCCTGGACGGCAAGTACCTGCTCGCCACCTCCGATCCCGACCTGTCCGCCGAGGACGTCGCGCTCGGCTACAAGAACCTCCTGGAAGCCGAACGCGCCTTCCGCACCATGAAGACCACGCTCGACCTGCGGCCGGTCTACCACCGCCTCGACGAGCGGATACACACCCATGTGCTGCTGTGCTGGCTCGCCCTGCTGCTGATCCGCGTCGCCGAACGCGCCACCGGCCACACCTGGCCCCGCATCAACACCGAACTCGGCCGGATCCACCAGGTCACCCTCACCGGCCCTGCCGGCACCCTCCGGCAGACCACCCGCCTGACCGACACCCAGACCAAACTCTTCAAGGACTGCGCCGTCTCGCGACCGCCAAAGATGAGCGGCCTCACCACCCCCGAATAG
- a CDS encoding transposase has product MTVLQFAENLTDRAAAHQVRYGMDLKYALGLELDDPGFNASVLSEFRTRLVEHGMEEKALDLLLTALKDRGLVKAGGKQRTDSTRVLAAVRDLNRLELAGETLRATLEALACAAPTWLT; this is encoded by the coding sequence GTGACGGTGTTGCAGTTCGCCGAGAACCTCACCGACCGGGCGGCAGCGCATCAGGTGCGGTACGGCATGGACCTGAAATACGCACTCGGCCTGGAACTGGATGATCCCGGGTTCAACGCCTCGGTGCTGTCCGAGTTCCGCACACGGCTGGTCGAGCACGGGATGGAGGAGAAGGCACTCGACCTGCTGCTGACCGCGCTCAAGGACCGGGGCCTGGTGAAGGCCGGAGGTAAGCAGCGCACCGACTCCACCCGCGTGCTGGCGGCAGTACGCGACCTGAACAGGCTGGAGCTGGCCGGGGAAACACTGCGGGCCACGCTGGAGGCGCTTGCCTGCGCGGCCCCAACCTGGCTGACCTAG
- a CDS encoding STAS domain-containing protein, protein MRADQLLQTHTLWHGDTVLLRLTGELDLATTPLVHQALTTALAGHPWRLHLDLTDLVFCDGTGLHALQHLTDTLHAAHVTFHLTGLHPNLHRTLTSLGTASPWTPPALPH, encoded by the coding sequence ATGCGAGCGGACCAACTGCTCCAGACCCACACCCTGTGGCACGGAGACACCGTCCTGCTCCGCCTGACCGGAGAACTCGACCTCGCCACCACCCCACTCGTCCACCAAGCACTCACCACAGCACTGGCCGGACATCCCTGGCGCCTCCACCTGGATCTCACCGACCTCGTCTTCTGCGACGGAACCGGCCTACACGCGCTGCAACACCTCACCGACACCCTCCACGCCGCCCACGTCACCTTTCACCTCACCGGCCTCCACCCCAACCTGCACCGCACCCTCACCAGCCTCGGAACAGCCTCCCCCTGGACCCCACCTGCTCTCCCGCACTGA
- a CDS encoding ATP-binding protein, with amino-acid sequence MTTTTTSHSRQQRPAPHAAAAGARVFSLPLEHGPLAPATARRAARPILASWGLDEDQLYDALLVISELVTNAVTHALPPVALHLHTTTNGPGRVQVHVSDGGPHTASPTTSWATTRPTDEHGRGTTIITTLAHHTGTTPTPNTNTNNDTDTDGLIDHWADLSAA; translated from the coding sequence ATGACGACCACCACGACCTCCCACAGCCGGCAACAGCGCCCCGCGCCGCACGCCGCCGCGGCCGGTGCGCGCGTGTTCAGCCTGCCACTGGAACACGGACCGCTCGCACCGGCCACCGCCCGCCGTGCCGCCCGCCCCATCCTGGCCTCCTGGGGACTGGACGAAGACCAGCTCTACGACGCCCTGCTGGTCATCTCCGAACTGGTCACCAACGCCGTCACCCACGCCCTACCCCCCGTCGCCCTGCACCTGCACACCACCACCAACGGCCCAGGCCGCGTCCAAGTCCACGTCAGCGACGGCGGCCCCCACACCGCCTCCCCCACCACCAGCTGGGCCACCACCCGCCCCACAGACGAACACGGCCGCGGCACCACCATCATCACCACCCTCGCCCACCACACCGGCACCACCCCCACCCCCAACACCAACACCAACAACGACACCGACACCGACGGCCTCATCGACCACTGGGCCGACCTCAGCGCCGCCTGA